A single window of Nicotiana sylvestris chromosome 5, ASM39365v2, whole genome shotgun sequence DNA harbors:
- the LOC104230147 gene encoding uncharacterized protein — protein MAKQFNVPPVIFPSGVQHRRPPTAPFQPPISSNPSIPFMSFDVTSAAASTSFSTPHFASTTIGAGGSTGFEDEPLLLEELGINTKQIYQKTLSILNPFKIKTDLHEDGDLSGPFIFLMSFGLFQLLAGKIHFGIILGWVVMASLFLYVVFNMLEGRNGNLDLYRCVSLIGYCMLPIVILSVISLFLPGGLVIKVLTGVFVVWATRVCTRLLVELASCGDEHRGLIAYACFLIYMLFSLLVIF, from the coding sequence ATGGCGAAACAATTCAACGTTCCGCCAGTGATATTCCCCTCCGGCGTACAACACCGCCGGCCTCCGACAGCTCCATTTCAGCCGCCGATATCTTCAAACCCTAGCATCCCTTTCATGTCCTTCGACGTTACCTCGGCGGCTGCTTCCACTTCATTCTCCACTCCACATTTCGCCTCTACCACCATCGGTGCAGGCGGCTCAACTGGCTTTGAAGATGAGCCGCTGTTACTAGAGGAGCTCGGGATCAACACAAAACAAATTTACCAAAAGACCCTGTCCATTCTCAACCCATTTAAAATCAAAACAGATCTTCATGAAGACGGTGACTTATCCGGGCCGTTTATATTTTTAATGTCATTTGGGCTTTTCCAATTATTAGCTGGAAAGATTCATTTTGGGATCATATTGGGCTGGGTTGTAATGGCTTCGTTGTTTCTCTACGTAGTGTTCAATATGCTTGAGGGTCGAAATGGGAACCTTGATTTATACAGATGTGTTAGCCTAATTGGTTATTGTATGTTGCCAATTGTGATATTATCCGTGATTTCACTGTTTTTGCCTGGTGGATTGGTAATCAAGGTGTTAACGGGAGTTTTTGTTGTATGGGCCACACGGGTTTGTACGAGGCTTTTGGTTGAGCTAGCTTCTTGTGGAGACGAGCATCGTGGGCTGATTGCATATGCTTGTTTCTTGATTTACATGCTTTTCTCTTTGCTAGTGATATTTTGA